One stretch of bacterium DNA includes these proteins:
- a CDS encoding SAM-dependent methyltransferase yields the protein MKKIYLIGIGPGGPDYLTIQAINIMKKIDVFFILEKEGNIEFPKMRLEILKRYLDKDTYRVVTAKVPKRPKSSPYKEGVEPLRPL from the coding sequence ATGAAAAAAATATATCTTATTGGAATTGGCCCTGGCGGTCCTGATTATCTTACTATTCAGGCAATAAATATAATGAAAAAGATAGATGTATTCTTCATCCTTGAGAAGGAAGGAAATATTGAGTTTCCCAAGATGAGGCTGGAGATACTAAAAAGGTATCTGGATAAAGACACATATCGAGTCGTGACGGCAAAAGTCCCAAAGCGTCCAAAGAGTAGTCCGTATAAAGAAGGGGTTGAACCCTTACGTCCACTTTAA